The following are encoded in a window of Candidatus Hydrogenedentota bacterium genomic DNA:
- a CDS encoding phospholipase D family protein — translation MLEPSDRSHLLNALKPPPGYELDSAVGTTYSLDLLTLVTVPLAFTMFAWEDTDGKPVADPLALLEALRRHAGRIVLFCQSGQISIPKSSQLLYSYIEDTVVEVSAPNPRGVFHPKIWVLRFVASGEPVLYRMLCSTRNLTFDHSWDTVLVLDGTLVDRKNAFSVNRPLADFVRALPQMALRPLESQAQARIDVIQDELRRVSFEVPAGFDDMTFWPLGVPNAKRWPFTGRMSRTVVVSPFVSAACLARVANGGNGNVLVSRLESLETLTPENLSGFERVYVLNPVANVEDTDTEDVENSPAIFNGLHAKLYVADDGWNARIWTGSANATDAAFDRNVEFLVELVGKKSVCGVDTFLKQEKGKTNIMDLLQEFVPDGEMKTQDIVQQRLEELLRRAVDGIVNKQLVAKVSTSTEGRYSVTLCGLTEPCPPLSEVASIRCWPVTLKESAAVGANPDVSEVAVFEALSFEALTSFFAFDIGAEIEGQKLSRRFVVNAPLDGAPRNRRERILRSLLRNRQELIRFLLFILSEEGVDMRAFLMDGNGRNASGQFVFGMGGSTSLFELLIKALYRNPEKLDRIDRLIQDLQESPESQDLLPEGFEAIWKPIWTARRGVRK, via the coding sequence ATGCTTGAACCATCCGACAGAAGCCACTTGCTGAACGCACTGAAGCCCCCGCCGGGGTATGAACTCGACTCCGCCGTCGGGACTACGTATTCGCTTGATTTGCTTACACTTGTGACGGTTCCTCTTGCGTTTACTATGTTCGCATGGGAAGATACCGATGGAAAACCGGTGGCCGACCCCCTCGCTCTCCTGGAGGCTCTTCGCCGTCACGCCGGACGCATTGTCCTGTTCTGTCAATCGGGGCAGATATCGATTCCCAAGTCGAGCCAGCTACTGTACAGCTACATTGAGGATACCGTCGTCGAAGTCAGCGCGCCCAATCCCAGGGGCGTGTTCCATCCCAAGATATGGGTCTTGCGATTCGTGGCATCCGGAGAGCCGGTTCTCTACCGGATGCTCTGCTCGACTCGTAACCTCACGTTTGACCATTCTTGGGACACGGTCCTCGTACTTGACGGAACGCTCGTCGACCGGAAGAACGCTTTTTCCGTCAACCGCCCCTTGGCCGATTTTGTCCGCGCGCTCCCTCAAATGGCTCTCCGGCCCTTGGAATCCCAAGCACAGGCACGGATCGATGTAATTCAGGATGAACTGCGCCGAGTGTCTTTTGAGGTGCCCGCTGGTTTCGACGACATGACCTTCTGGCCCTTGGGTGTGCCTAATGCGAAGCGATGGCCGTTCACTGGGCGAATGAGCCGCACGGTGGTCGTTTCGCCCTTCGTGTCCGCCGCCTGCCTTGCGCGAGTCGCGAATGGCGGTAACGGCAATGTCCTCGTTTCCAGGCTCGAAAGTCTGGAGACGCTCACACCCGAGAACCTCTCAGGTTTTGAACGGGTCTATGTTCTCAACCCGGTTGCGAACGTCGAGGATACCGATACCGAGGATGTAGAAAATTCGCCCGCCATCTTCAACGGCCTTCACGCCAAGTTGTACGTCGCCGATGACGGTTGGAACGCGCGTATTTGGACGGGTTCCGCCAACGCGACCGATGCAGCCTTTGACAGGAACGTGGAGTTTCTCGTCGAGTTGGTAGGCAAGAAGTCGGTCTGCGGTGTCGACACTTTTCTCAAGCAGGAAAAGGGCAAGACCAACATCATGGACCTGCTTCAGGAATTCGTCCCTGACGGAGAAATGAAGACGCAGGATATTGTCCAACAGCGACTTGAGGAACTGCTACGCCGCGCCGTTGATGGAATCGTGAACAAACAACTCGTCGCCAAGGTCTCCACATCGACCGAAGGCCGCTACTCGGTCACGCTGTGCGGTTTGACCGAACCATGTCCACCACTTTCAGAAGTGGCCTCGATCCGTTGCTGGCCGGTCACTCTGAAGGAGTCAGCCGCTGTCGGGGCGAATCCGGATGTTTCAGAAGTCGCCGTATTTGAGGCGCTCTCTTTCGAGGCTTTGACGTCCTTCTTCGCGTTTGACATCGGCGCGGAAATCGAAGGTCAGAAGCTCTCGCGACGATTTGTGGTGAATGCCCCCCTGGACGGAGCGCCCCGGAACAGGCGGGAGCGCATTCTTCGAAGCCTGCTGCGGAACCGCCAAGAGCTTATCCGGTTCCTGCTTTTCATCCTCTCGGAGGAGGGCGTCGACATGCGCGCGTTCTTGATGGATGGCAATGGGCGCAATGCCTCTGGCCAGTTCGTCTTTGGCATGGGTGGGTCAACATCGCTCTTCGAATTGTTGATAAAGGCCCTGTACAGGAATCCGGAGAAGCTAGATCGGATTGATCGCCTTATACAGGATTTGCAGGAGAGTCCGGAGAGCCAGGACCTGCTGCCGGAAGGCTTCGAGGCTATCTGGAAACCGATTTGGACTGCGCGACGAGGGGTTCGCAAATGA
- a CDS encoding DUF2924 domain-containing protein, with product MNRQDKERQRTILSRVAALERMREPELREQWRTLFGSEPPSCRPSVLVRRLTHRVQELALGAPLEEIKRRIEDKRTALGLDDMALRRGRGGRRQTGTPVVGTRLVREWNGARCEVTVTADGFEFQGRTYRSLSAVAKAITGTHWNGRAFFGLYKPGTGQGSRV from the coding sequence ATGAACAGACAGGACAAAGAGAGACAACGAACGATTTTGAGCCGCGTGGCCGCGCTTGAACGGATGCGCGAACCGGAGTTGCGCGAGCAATGGCGCACGCTGTTCGGGAGCGAGCCGCCGTCATGCCGCCCGTCGGTGCTGGTCCGCCGCCTGACCCACCGCGTCCAGGAACTGGCCCTCGGCGCGCCGCTCGAAGAGATCAAGCGCCGTATCGAAGACAAGCGCACGGCCTTGGGCCTGGACGACATGGCGCTCAGACGTGGCCGGGGCGGCAGACGTCAGACAGGCACGCCTGTCGTGGGCACGCGCCTTGTGCGCGAGTGGAACGGGGCGCGTTGCGAAGTCACCGTGACCGCTGATGGCTTTGAGTTCCAGGGCAGGACCTACCGCAGCCTGAGCGCCGTGGCGAAAGCCATCACCGGCACGCACTGGAACGGACGCGCATTCTTCGGGTTGTACAAACCCGGTACAGGGCAAGGGAGCCGCGTATGA
- a CDS encoding DEAD/DEAH box helicase: protein MTTVLERPNPELVLRSLKDFQRDTVDHVFRRMYLDDDCTRRFLIADEVGLGKTLVARGLIAKVIDHLWDQVERIDVVYICSNADIARQNINRLNVTGNRDFALASRITLLPVTLANGSELSRLNFISFTPSTSFDLKSNLGNKDERVLLFAMLREAWSLTTAASLNVFRGTAGSDSFRNAVTFFLNNGRVHEGIAADFVKAVRKVPALRRKFEDLCPHFHRADARISDEVRTRRNAFIGELRALLARVCLKSLQPDLIILDEFQRFKDLLEGENEASQLAHDLFEYSDAASSARVLLLSATPYKMYTLTEEAAQDDHYKDFMRTLRFLQPSDEKIARLEVLLTAYRRGLLRYGSGDGNGLRDTMLELQRCLREVMVRTERLAVSSDRNGMLREMPNPDLLLEAADLRSYVAMEQIAGILGSDGVIEYWKSAPYLLNFMEDYQLKRAFKASQDEADMAEGLYDALSKSQASLFSKRDVRAYRAVDFGNARLRSLAAQTIGCNAWRLLWIPPSMPYYRLGGCFAEPAVARFTKRLVFSSWRIVPKVVTALLSYEAERRMILSFESDALNTPEARKRRRRLLVFAFSEGRLTGMPVLGIIYPCMSLAIDCDPLQLQAVRAQGSPPLTVSEAINIMSARIEELLKKIPSRSSTLRMQRGEVSSADERWYWAAPLLLDLAENKKHLLEWLEREEAYARWVGNVEPDSTDDADGEKATLWRDHVTHALGFIRDFSDGKIALGQPPTDLPMVLAQMALGAPGTVALRALSRVNGGWDSVRDVTTRDAAGQIAWSFLTLFNLPESMALLRGINREEPYWRRVLEYCVNGCLQATLDEYAHVLLESQGLTGRSANDIAEELARVISSALTLRTSNLDVDDISLDPATRTFSIDPFGVRGRFALRFGEEKSDDGQRTNRPEQVRIAFNSPFWPFVLVSTSVGQEGLDFHTYCHAVVHWNLPANPVDLEQREGRVHRYKGHAVRKNVALSYDCSMLPSSGVRSPDPWEVVFELAKSDRPPESSDLVPYWVFQHPNGAQIERHIPFLPLSRESGRAEDLRRSLALYRLVFGQNRQEDMVAYLRGVTTLEDEEQVLDHIRIDLSPPSPKVEPPELSDQ, encoded by the coding sequence ATGACGACGGTCTTAGAGCGTCCGAATCCCGAGCTAGTCCTTCGTAGCCTGAAGGATTTTCAGCGCGATACGGTCGACCATGTGTTCCGTCGGATGTACCTCGATGATGACTGTACACGACGATTCCTGATTGCCGACGAAGTCGGCCTTGGCAAGACGCTTGTCGCTCGTGGGCTGATTGCCAAAGTCATCGACCATCTTTGGGACCAGGTCGAGCGTATCGACGTCGTCTATATCTGTTCAAACGCGGATATTGCGAGGCAGAACATCAATCGTCTCAATGTTACTGGGAATAGGGATTTCGCCCTCGCCTCCCGTATCACGCTGCTCCCGGTTACCCTTGCCAACGGCAGTGAACTCTCCCGTCTGAACTTTATCTCGTTCACCCCCAGCACGTCCTTCGATCTGAAATCGAATCTGGGGAACAAGGACGAGCGTGTCCTTCTCTTTGCCATGCTCAGAGAAGCATGGAGCCTTACGACAGCCGCATCTCTCAACGTGTTCCGGGGAACGGCGGGATCCGATAGTTTCCGGAATGCAGTCACTTTCTTCTTGAACAATGGGCGCGTGCACGAGGGAATCGCCGCAGACTTCGTCAAGGCGGTAAGAAAGGTCCCGGCCCTCCGAAGGAAATTCGAAGATCTATGCCCCCACTTTCACCGTGCTGATGCCAGAATCTCTGACGAGGTTAGGACTAGACGCAATGCCTTTATCGGCGAACTGCGCGCGCTGCTCGCCAGGGTCTGTCTGAAGAGCCTTCAGCCTGACTTGATCATTCTGGACGAATTCCAGCGATTCAAGGATCTTCTTGAAGGGGAAAACGAAGCCAGTCAGTTGGCCCACGATCTGTTTGAATACTCGGATGCCGCCAGTTCCGCCCGGGTACTGCTTCTTTCCGCGACCCCTTACAAGATGTATACCCTTACGGAGGAGGCCGCTCAGGACGACCACTATAAAGATTTCATGCGCACGCTGCGTTTTCTACAGCCGTCCGACGAAAAGATAGCTCGCCTCGAGGTGCTTCTCACCGCATATCGAAGAGGGTTGCTCCGATACGGCAGCGGCGACGGAAATGGGCTTCGGGACACGATGCTTGAATTGCAGCGTTGTTTGAGAGAAGTAATGGTGCGCACCGAGCGCTTGGCGGTATCCAGCGACAGGAACGGCATGCTGAGGGAAATGCCCAATCCGGATTTGTTGCTGGAAGCCGCTGACCTTCGCTCCTATGTAGCCATGGAGCAAATCGCCGGCATATTGGGATCCGACGGCGTGATCGAATACTGGAAGTCCGCCCCGTACCTGCTCAATTTCATGGAAGACTACCAACTGAAGCGGGCGTTTAAGGCATCGCAGGACGAGGCGGACATGGCCGAAGGCCTCTATGACGCCTTGAGCAAGTCCCAGGCCTCACTGTTTTCAAAAAGAGACGTGAGGGCGTACAGGGCCGTAGATTTCGGGAACGCGCGCCTGCGCAGTCTGGCAGCCCAGACCATTGGTTGTAACGCATGGCGCCTGCTTTGGATACCGCCTTCGATGCCCTACTACAGGTTGGGAGGATGCTTCGCCGAACCTGCGGTCGCGCGATTCACGAAACGCTTGGTGTTCTCTTCTTGGCGCATCGTCCCAAAAGTCGTCACAGCATTGCTGAGTTATGAGGCTGAACGACGGATGATCCTATCGTTCGAGTCGGACGCGTTGAACACCCCCGAGGCGCGTAAGAGGCGCCGAAGGTTATTGGTGTTTGCATTTTCCGAAGGACGCCTTACAGGGATGCCTGTGCTGGGCATTATCTACCCCTGCATGTCACTCGCCATAGACTGCGATCCTCTGCAATTGCAGGCCGTTCGAGCACAGGGATCGCCGCCGCTGACGGTTTCCGAGGCCATCAATATCATGTCGGCCCGGATTGAGGAACTCCTCAAGAAGATCCCATCGCGCAGTTCGACACTTCGTATGCAGAGAGGGGAAGTAAGCTCGGCGGATGAACGTTGGTACTGGGCCGCGCCGCTGTTATTGGACTTGGCGGAAAACAAGAAACACCTCCTCGAATGGCTGGAGCGTGAGGAGGCCTATGCCCGTTGGGTGGGCAACGTTGAACCGGATTCGACGGATGACGCAGACGGCGAGAAAGCCACGCTTTGGCGAGACCACGTGACCCACGCCTTGGGGTTCATTCGCGACTTCTCCGATGGCAAGATTGCCCTTGGTCAACCTCCAACCGACCTTCCAATGGTACTTGCACAAATGGCCTTGGGCGCCCCAGGAACCGTTGCCCTACGTGCCCTTTCACGCGTCAATGGAGGTTGGGATTCTGTTCGGGATGTGACGACCCGCGACGCAGCAGGCCAGATTGCGTGGTCTTTCCTCACCTTGTTCAATCTGCCCGAAAGCATGGCCTTGCTGCGAGGAATCAACCGTGAAGAACCGTACTGGAGGAGGGTCCTTGAATACTGCGTCAATGGTTGTCTTCAGGCGACCCTGGATGAATATGCCCACGTGCTTCTTGAATCCCAGGGCTTGACGGGACGAAGTGCGAATGATATCGCAGAGGAGTTGGCCCGCGTAATCTCCAGCGCGCTTACACTCAGAACATCTAATCTGGATGTCGATGACATTTCGCTCGATCCCGCCACAAGGACATTCTCGATTGACCCGTTCGGGGTACGAGGGCGATTTGCCCTGCGTTTTGGCGAGGAGAAATCCGACGACGGACAACGCACTAATCGTCCGGAACAAGTGCGGATAGCGTTCAACTCGCCGTTCTGGCCGTTTGTGCTTGTGTCCACATCCGTGGGCCAAGAAGGCTTGGATTTCCACACGTATTGTCATGCGGTAGTCCACTGGAACTTACCCGCGAACCCGGTCGATCTCGAACAGCGAGAGGGGCGTGTTCATCGCTACAAGGGTCATGCCGTTCGCAAAAATGTCGCCCTGTCGTATGACTGCTCGATGCTACCGTCGAGTGGGGTTCGCTCACCGGATCCCTGGGAAGTCGTCTTTGAACTCGCTAAGAGTGACAGGCCACCGGAATCCTCGGATCTTGTTCCTTACTGGGTATTTCAGCATCCAAATGGAGCTCAGATTGAGCGGCATATTCCGTTCTTGCCACTGAGTCGGGAAAGCGGCAGGGCCGAAGACTTGCGTCGCTCGCTCGCGCTCTACAGACTGGTCTTCGGACAGAATAGACAAGAAGATATGGTGGCCTATTTGCGAGGGGTGACCACTCTTGAGGACGAAGAGCAGGTTCTTGACCACATCCGTATCGATTTGAGTCCGCCTAGTCCCAAGGTCGAGCCGCCTGAATTGAGCGATCAATGA